Genomic DNA from Flavobacteriales bacterium:
GTTTAGGAGAATTTGGTCCAGATCATCCTTTTTATAATATTGCAGGTAGCGACAACATTGTGTTGTTTACAACTGAACGTTATAAAGCGCAGCCGTTAATTATTCAAGGCGCTGGGGCTGGAGCAGAGGTAACAGCTGCTGGTGTATTTGCTGAAATTATTAAAGTAGCTAATCTTTAAGATTTGAACGAGAGTGTAAAAGTATACGTACCAGCTACCATTGCCAATGTAGCCTCAGGGTTCGATGTGTTAGGAATGGCTATCGATAAGCCAGGTGACATTGTTTCTGTTCGCAAAACGAACGATTCCAAAATTACTATTGTAAACTCTTTAGAAGGAATAGAATTGCCTCTTAATCCATTGGAGAACACTGCAGGTGTTTCATTAATGAGCTATTTAAAAACTATTGATTCTGATCAAGGTTTTGAAATTGATATTGTTGAGAAAATCAATCCAGGTGGCGGTATGGGATCTAGTGCTGCAAGTGCAGTTGCAAGTGTTTTTGCAGCTAATGAATTAATGGGAAACCCGTTAACGGCTGAAGAGTTATTGCCATCAGCGCTTGAGGGTGAGCAAATAGCTTCTAAAGCTATTCATAACGATAATGTTGGTCCAGCACTATTAGGAGGTATTGTTCTTACTACGAGTTATCAGCCATTACGAGTTATTAAAATTACTCCTCCTGAAGATTTACATTGTGTAGTTGTATATCCCCATATGAAATTGAATACTGCTGATTCTAGAAGAGTATTGCCAGCAAATTATTCAATGCATGATTCTACTCAACAAGCAGCAAATTTAGCAGGCTTAATTGCTGGCCTTATTAATTCTGATTATGACCTTATAAGCCGGTGCCTAGTCGATGTTTTAGCTGAACCTTATCGGAGGTCTCTCATTCCTCAATTTGATGAAGTTAAGTCAGCGGCATTAACTAATGGAGCGTTAGGTTGCAGTATCTCAGGTGCTGGTCCTTCAGTATTTGCTTTAACTAACGACTTGGATATTGCTAATAAAGTGATGAGTGCAATGAGAGTCGGATTTGAAAAAGGAGGCTTACAAACGGATGGTTATGTTTCCAAAGTGAATGCAAGCGGACCTAAAATATTAGATTAAAATTTATTGGCGATGAAGTATTATAGTACAAACGGAGGAGTAAAACCAACAAGTTTAAAAGAGGCAGTTCTTAAAGGATTAGCGGACGACAAAGGGCTCTATATGCCTGAAACGATTGTTCAATTGCCAGCGTCTTTCTTCGAAAACCTCGGTTCAATGTCTTTGCAGGATATCGCTTTTGAAGTATCCAAATTGTATGTTGATGGGGATATTCCTGATAATGAGTTAAGAGCTTTAACAGATGAAGTGATGTCTTTTGACATACCCGTTGTTAATGTAGAAAAGAACCTAAATACTCTTGAATTATTCCATGGACCAACGTTAGCTTTTAAAGATATTGGTGCAAGATTTACTTCAAGATTAATGGGGCACTTCTTAAAAGGAGATAATCGGAAAATTAGAATTTTAGTGGCTACATCTGGTGATACCGGTGGGGCAGTGGCTAGTGGTTTCTTTAACGTGCCTAACATTAGTGTTACAATTTTATATCCTAGAGGAAAGGTTAGCGATATTCAAGAAAAACAATTAACCACAATGGGTGGTAATATTGAGGCTGTTGAAATCGAAGGAACATTTGATGATTGTCAAAGACTAGTAAAGGAAGCTTTTTTAGATAAAGAGGTTACAGCTAAAATGAATTTGTCATCTTCTAATTCAATTAATATTGCTCGTCTTATCCCTCAGTCGTTTTACTATTATTATGCTATTGGTCAGTTGACTAAAGAGCAAAGAGAAAAAGGTGTAGTCTTTTCAATTTGTAGTGGGAACTTCGGACACATTACAGCCGGTATTTTAGCTAAACGAACAGGATTAAATATTGATCAGTTAGTTGCAGCCACTAATATTAACGATATAGTTCCAGAATATTTAGATACAAAAGTATATACAGCGAGACCTTCTACAGAAACGATATCCAATGCTATGGATGTAGGCGATCCTAGTAATTTCAAGCGAATGATGGACATGTATGATAACTCGCATGAAGAAATATCTAAGGATATCACTGGATGTAGATATACGGATGATCAAACGCGTGAAGTGATGAGAGATGTTTATAAAAGAACATCTTACGTGTTAGACCCTCATGGTGCTATTGGATATATGGGATTGCGAGATTATTTAGGTGACACAGATAAAACAGGGATCTTTTTTGAAACTGCTCATCCAGCTAAGTTTTTAGACGTAGTGGAAGAAACACTAGATACGAAAATCGAAATTCCACAGCCTTTGTTAGACTGTATCGATAAAGAAAAAGTTTCTACTGTTTTGTCAAAAGACTACGCTGACTTTAAAACTTATTTATTAGGCTAATTCTTTACTTCTTTTAGCTGTCTCAAGACTCTTTTTTGAGAGTAATAGAATTCTTCTTCGTTGAATTTATATTTAGGAGCTTCATCTCTAAGAAGGGATTCAAGCGTATCTATTTCCATTTCATTGACAAGAAAAAATGTTTCTAGGTATGTCTTTTGTGAAATTCGAATCATCTCTTTTTTAACTAATTCACGGTAGCTTGTGTCTTTAATCATTCTTTTATGAAATGGTTCTAATTCTTTGCTGGATAAATTGAGTTCCGCATCTTTAAGTAGGGTAGAGCCATTATCAAAACCAATTGGTTCAAGTTTTTCTGTCTTCGGATTAAAATAGAATCTTAAATTATGCCATCTTAATGAATGCCGATTCCCCATTAATTCATTTATAGCGAAGAATTTAGCCCACTTTTCAAAATCAAAGGCATCTTTCGCCTCAATTTTTTCTTTTCTGTAATCATCTAAAAGTTTGACGGCTTGTTTCGTGATATCGATATTCTTTTTATCGGCACACCAATCTTTATTAGTAATCTTAATCGGAGCTGTTTTCATTAACATTTTGTCTCTATTCCATTTCCCTCCAGATTTCTTGTAGTATTTCCAAAAGGCAGTTTCATCGAATTTCATGATCGGACCTTTCTTCCTTTTGGCCATTTTTAAAAGGTAGTTGTCAAAATGACTTTCAAAAGCATACATCCCACAATGCGTATTGTTCATGCAAAATGGAAAAAATTCATACTGTAAATGAATTAGGCCTTCTTGTTCTAATAATCTATGAAATACCCATTCATTGATATAGGCTCTTGTCTTAACTCCTTGCACGGATATTTTGCTGTGATTGAGTATTTTACCATCTAGGGCAATAATTCGATACGACCATCTATCGGTTTTGAAGTGATCAGCATGGTCTCCTTTCAGTCTGGCTTTAACAGAAATCACCTTGTTGTTACACTCTAAGGAACAAATTGAATAGTCGTCTTTCGTTCTTAAGAGAAGTCCATAGTTAATTGCTTTTTTTCTTATTTGATTTATTTTTTTAATCGAACTATCAGGAATAACTAAGTTCATCCCAGTGGATAAATCTTGCTTACCGATATAGTTTTTTTTACTGCAGCTGGCTAGTATCAATAAGCTAATTGAGTAGATTAAAAAGTATACGTATAGATTGTTGAAAATCAAGGTTCAGAGGGTTAAATAGCTTGTTACTTTAAATTAAGGTTTCTTCACTCTGCTTAGATGGGTGGCTAATTCTTTAGAAAATTTATTTGCTCCAATATTGTTAAGGTGATTTAAACCTGCCCAATCTGTATCAAAGTAAACGCTAGGTTTATTAAGCATGATGAATTCGCAATTCCCAATTGAACTTTTGAATAATTTTAGAATTCTCTGCCTGTTTGTCGTCGCTTTGTTAAAAGCCAAATGGTTAGGTAGCTCTACGAATATGAGTTCTATTTTCTGAACTCGACAATAATTTATAAGGCTATTAATGGCTTTTATATTAATACCAGCAACATTAGGTTTGTGAGACGTAACAGGTCTAGCAATGTTTTTACGAATAAGGAATCCATTTTCATAAGAATGGTTGAATCTATCTTTGTCGTATAAAAATTTAAGGGTATGCTCAATCACGTTTCGGTACCTGAACATTTTTATTATGTTATAGAAGTTAAGGTTGGATTTTTCAAGATTTATATTATTCTCAATGTGATCTTTAATAATCTGCGAATCTAAATTCTCCATAACTGATGGTCGTACTCTATCTGGCCATTCTTTTTCATTTAAATAGATTCCCAATAAAATTTTATTTGGCTTGTTATTATTATTAATGTACTGTCGTAGAATCAATTCGGATTCAAATATTGTGGATCCACCTATTGCCATATTGTATGATTTTCCATGTAATATGGAATCTAAAATATGCGGATTGAAAGCTTGTTGTGAAATTGAATTACCCAGAATTAGACAGGTGTAATCCTTGTTTTTTAGATTGAATATTTTTTCAATTTTGGGTTCATTTGGATCAATGTTTAGAGTGATTATTTCTAATATTTCCCCAATGGATAATACTAGAACCACAAGGATTATTAAAAATGAGCTTGTATATATTGCTTCTTTTTTCATTAGAACTGGAAATATATAAATTCTTCACTTCGAGTATTCCCAAATAGAATAATCAATGACACTAGGAGTAAGTAAAAGCTCCATTTACTAAGGAGGCTTTGATTATATATGGTTCTTAAAGTATTGTTGTTTTTCGCATAATCAAGTATTATCAATAAGCCAATCATAGTTAATTCAATAATTAAGTTATATGGCTTAATGGCATGAGAATAAGTCATACTAGGGATATTAGAGATGAATGAGATTGCCTCAGAGAATGAATTTGACCTAAAAAACACCCAGGCTAGACTTGTAATTGAGAAGGTAGTTATTAGGCCAATTATTTTTTTGAAAAACGTATCATGTATTTTGTCTTTATTCCAAATATTTTCCAAAAGATAAAATAGACCATGAATGCTTCCCCATATAATAAATGTCCAATTTGCTCCATGCCAAATGCCCGAAACTATAAATGTTATTAGGATGTTTAGATAATATCGTCCTTTACTTACTTTGTTTCCTCCAAGTATAATGTAAACGTAATCTCTAAACCAAGAGGATAAAGAGATGTGCCATCGTTGCCAAAACTCTTTCAATGAAGTTGAAAAATATGGTGTATTGAAATTTTTATTTAGGTTGAAACCAAACATTTTTGCAAGCCCAATAGCCATGCTGGAGTAACCAGAGAAATCGCAATAGATTTGAAAAGCAAAGAAGAAAGTAGCTAAGAGGTTGTTAATTCCTCCAAATGTTTCTTGGTTTTCAAAAACAATGTTAACGTACTCCGCTAAGTTATCCGCTACAACTACTTTCTTAAATAGTCCCCATATGAAAAATTGTAGACCTAGTTTAATATTTTGGAAGTTTGTTTCTCGATTGGATGTAAATTGGGGTAGGAGGTGAGATGCTCGTTCTATTGGTCCTGCTACTAATTGAGGGAAAAAGCTAACGAATGAAGCGAAAGAGATAAAGTCTTTGGTCGGATTTAATTTTCCTCTATAGATATCTATAGAGTAGCTTAATGTTTGAAAAGTATAAAAACTGATTCCTACTGGTAGGATCACGTCAAGAAAAAACGGGCTAGTTTCTAGGCCAATATTATTGGCTAAGGTCGAGAATGAGTCCGCAAAGAAATTAAAGTATTTGAATATCCATAAAAGTCCAAGGTTTGTAAATATGCTGATATATAAGTAAGTCTTTTTGACTTTCCTTTCGGAAGATTCATTGATTTTAAGTCCACAGTAGTAGTCAATAACGGTGCTAAAGGCAATAAGGCCTAAAAATCTATAGTCCCACCATCCATAGAAAAAATAACTACTAGCAAGAAGTAAAATATTTTGAGCAATTCTGTTTTTCCTTAGAAGAATATATAAGGCAAGAACTAAAGGGAGAAATATGAAGAATGTTAAACTGTTAAAAATCATAATTTTAACATGTTCTTATTTTATTCCAACTGTATAGAATCCTGTCATTTTCATAGGTTCACCATCAAATTTCAATTCAGGTTCATCTAACGTTGTAGTTTCTGAATAACTACAACCAGAAGAGCTTAATAGTGACTCTACGTCCTTTTGTTCATATTTGGTAAAACCATAATTAGCTAGTTCGATTTTATCCATAAAGCTTTTTGAACGATATCCTATTAGGATTCTCCCACCTGGCTTTAAAATACGTAGCAGTTCCTTAATATTTTCACTTGGCTTAGGCCAAAAATATAGAGTGTTGGTTGTAATAATGGCATCAATTGAATCGTCATCAAATGGAAGCGTTGCTATTGAAGATTCTATGAAATCAACTTTTCCGGAATCAATTAATTTTTGATTAATATTTTTTGCTTCTTCAATCATTGTAGGGGAGAAATCTAAACCAATATATTTTATATTGTCGGCCATTTGGAATAAATCAGAAATGAAATAACCGTTTCCCATTCCTATTTCAAGAATCCGTTCTCCATCTTGGGCATTTAGAATTTTATATGAATTAAGACAAATGTGTTTATTTCCCTTATTCATCTGAATTCCTACCGCTTTTCCCGTTTCTCCTTCTGGGTGCCTTAAATGCTTCGCAAGCTCTTGAGGAGAAAGCTTATTGTCAGGGTTTAGTTCTTCAGACACTCGAATAAGCTTTAGTTGATGCTTTTTAGGTTACTGATGGTTTCGGTAGGGTTGGATGAATTAAATACAAAACTCCCTGCTACAAGAACATCTGCACCAGCTTCAATCAGTTTAGGGGCATTGTCAGCATTAACGCCTCCATCTATTTCAATTTTGCAATTAGAGTTAGTCGCAATAATAATTTGCTTCAGCTCTTTAATTTTGGCGTATGTATGTTCTATAAAGCTTTGTCCTCCAAAACCTGGATTAACAGACATCAGGCAGACTAAATCAATATCCTTAATTACATCCTTTAATAAAGAAACGGGAGTGTGAGGGTTTAACGCCACTCCAGCTTGCATATCTTCTTGCTTAATAGCTTGAAGTACTCGATGTAGATGGTCACAAACTTCATAATGTACGGTTAGAATATCTGCACCACATTTTTTAAAATCCTTGATGTAGTTGTCTGGTTCTACTATCATCAAATGGACATCCATAGTTTTGGTAGCTATTTTACTAATAGTACTGATGACAGGCATTCCAAAAGATATATTAGGAACAAATCTTCCGTCCATCACATCAATGTGGAACCAATCGGCTTTACTTTCATTAATCATTTTGCAATCTCTTTCGAGATTTCCGAAGTCTGCTGCTAAAACAGAAGGTGCAATTAAATGGCTCATCTATTTATGTTTGTTTGAGTAAAAATAATAACTATTGGCGAAGTCTCAGCTTAAATCGTATGCATAAAAAAAGGCCGATCGCTCGGCCTTTTCTTTTAACCTAAATAGGTTTTTAAAATTTTGTTTCTAGAAACGTGTTTCAGACGTCTTATGGCTTTCTCTTTAATTTGCCTAACTCTTTCTCTAGTTAAATCAAATTTCTCACCAATTTCTTCCAGAGTCATAGAGTGTTCTCCATTTAATCCGAAGTATAATCTAACAACATCAGCCTCTCGAGGTGTAAGAGTTCCTAATGCTCGTTCGATTTCAGTTCTTAAAGAATCATTAATTAAACCGCCTTCAGGGTTTGGACTATCCGCACTAGGCATTACTTCGTACATGTTAGAACTACTAGAATCGTCATTTGATAATGGAGCATCCATTGATACGTGACGTCCAGCATTTTTCATGGACTCTTTAATGTCTGTTTCGCTTAATTCTAATTTCTCAGCAATCTCACTAGGAGTAGGTTCTCTTTCGAATTGTTGCTCTAAATATGAGAATGCTTTACCAATTTTATTGATAGAACCAATTTTATTCAATGGTAAACGAACAATTCTACTTTGTTCAGCTAAAGCTTGAAGAATAGACTGACGAATCCACCATACAGCGTATGAAATGAATTTAAATCCTCTTGTTTCATCGAATCGTTGAGCCGCTTTAATTAAACCAAGATTACCTTCGTTAATTAAATCAGGAAGACTTAAGCCTTGATTTTGATATTGCTTAGCTACAGAAACTACAAACCTAAGATTAGCTTTAGTAAGTTTCTCTAAAGCAGCATGATCACCTTTTTTAATTCTTACCGCAAGCTTTACTTCCTCTTCAGCAGTAATCAAATCAACTCTACCTATTTCTTGTAGGTATTTGTCAAGAGAGGCCGTCTCTCTATTCGTAATCTGCTTGGTTATTTTTAGCTGTCTCATTTACCGTATTGAATTTTTCTTCTTTTTCTTATAGTGCAGTTCGATGACTACGAATGGTATAAAAAAAAGTTACAATTAATTGCAATTATTTTATTCCTGTACTGGCGCTGCTGTTTCTTCTTGTTTATCCAAAAGAACTTTTCTCGATAATTTTAATTTGCCAGATTTACTGTCGATATCAATTATTTTAACCTCAACTATTTCTCCTTCCTTAAGAACACTTTCAACTGTTTCTAGTCTTTTATGATCAATTTCAGAGATGTGTAATAGGCCATCTTTTCCAGGAAGTATCTCAACAAACGCGCCATAAGGCATAATTGATTTTACTTTTCCTTTATATACTTCACCTATTTCAGGAACACTTACGATTAGTTTAATTTTCGCTAGAGCTGCTTCTAAAGATTCTTTATTATCGCTAAATACATCAACAATACCTACACCATCAACTTCATCAATAACAATAGAAGCACCAGTTTCAGCTTGTAATTCTTGGATTACTTTTCCGCCTGGTCCGATTACCGCACCAATCATATCTTTAGGAATTTCCAATTTAACAATTCTAGGAGCGTGATCTTTAATTTCAGAATTTGGTGAAGAAATAACTTTGTCGATTTCACCTAATATGTGTAATCTTCCCGCTCTAGCTTGCATTAAGGCTTCGGTCATAACATCATATGGTAAACCATCGATTTTAATGTCCATTTGACAAGCAGTAATACCGTCTCTAGTACCAGTTACCTTGAAATCCATATCACCTAAATGATCTTCGTCACCAAGTATATCAGATAATACAGCGTTGTTTCCTTTGCCATCGCTAATAAGGCCCATTGCGATTCCTGAAACAGGCTTCTTAATTTGAATACCTGCATCCATTAAAGACATAGTACCTGCACAAACAGTTGCCATAGATGAAGATCCATTTGATTCAAGAATATCTGACAATATTCTAAT
This window encodes:
- a CDS encoding ribulose-phosphate 3-epimerase produces the protein MSHLIAPSVLAADFGNLERDCKMINESKADWFHIDVMDGRFVPNISFGMPVISTISKIATKTMDVHLMIVEPDNYIKDFKKCGADILTVHYEVCDHLHRVLQAIKQEDMQAGVALNPHTPVSLLKDVIKDIDLVCLMSVNPGFGGQSFIEHTYAKIKELKQIIIATNSNCKIEIDGGVNADNAPKLIEAGADVLVAGSFVFNSSNPTETISNLKSIN
- a CDS encoding homoserine kinase, with the translated sequence MNESVKVYVPATIANVASGFDVLGMAIDKPGDIVSVRKTNDSKITIVNSLEGIELPLNPLENTAGVSLMSYLKTIDSDQGFEIDIVEKINPGGGMGSSAASAVASVFAANELMGNPLTAEELLPSALEGEQIASKAIHNDNVGPALLGGIVLTTSYQPLRVIKITPPEDLHCVVVYPHMKLNTADSRRVLPANYSMHDSTQQAANLAGLIAGLINSDYDLISRCLVDVLAEPYRRSLIPQFDEVKSAALTNGALGCSISGAGPSVFALTNDLDIANKVMSAMRVGFEKGGLQTDGYVSKVNASGPKILD
- a CDS encoding sigma-70 family RNA polymerase sigma factor, translating into MRQLKITKQITNRETASLDKYLQEIGRVDLITAEEEVKLAVRIKKGDHAALEKLTKANLRFVVSVAKQYQNQGLSLPDLINEGNLGLIKAAQRFDETRGFKFISYAVWWIRQSILQALAEQSRIVRLPLNKIGSINKIGKAFSYLEQQFEREPTPSEIAEKLELSETDIKESMKNAGRHVSMDAPLSNDDSSSSNMYEVMPSADSPNPEGGLINDSLRTEIERALGTLTPREADVVRLYFGLNGEHSMTLEEIGEKFDLTRERVRQIKEKAIRRLKHVSRNKILKTYLG
- the thrC gene encoding threonine synthase: MKYYSTNGGVKPTSLKEAVLKGLADDKGLYMPETIVQLPASFFENLGSMSLQDIAFEVSKLYVDGDIPDNELRALTDEVMSFDIPVVNVEKNLNTLELFHGPTLAFKDIGARFTSRLMGHFLKGDNRKIRILVATSGDTGGAVASGFFNVPNISVTILYPRGKVSDIQEKQLTTMGGNIEAVEIEGTFDDCQRLVKEAFLDKEVTAKMNLSSSNSINIARLIPQSFYYYYAIGQLTKEQREKGVVFSICSGNFGHITAGILAKRTGLNIDQLVAATNINDIVPEYLDTKVYTARPSTETISNAMDVGDPSNFKRMMDMYDNSHEEISKDITGCRYTDDQTREVMRDVYKRTSYVLDPHGAIGYMGLRDYLGDTDKTGIFFETAHPAKFLDVVEETLDTKIEIPQPLLDCIDKEKVSTVLSKDYADFKTYLLG
- a CDS encoding MBOAT family protein — protein: MIFNSLTFFIFLPLVLALYILLRKNRIAQNILLLASSYFFYGWWDYRFLGLIAFSTVIDYYCGLKINESSERKVKKTYLYISIFTNLGLLWIFKYFNFFADSFSTLANNIGLETSPFFLDVILPVGISFYTFQTLSYSIDIYRGKLNPTKDFISFASFVSFFPQLVAGPIERASHLLPQFTSNRETNFQNIKLGLQFFIWGLFKKVVVADNLAEYVNIVFENQETFGGINNLLATFFFAFQIYCDFSGYSSMAIGLAKMFGFNLNKNFNTPYFSTSLKEFWQRWHISLSSWFRDYVYIILGGNKVSKGRYYLNILITFIVSGIWHGANWTFIIWGSIHGLFYLLENIWNKDKIHDTFFKKIIGLITTFSITSLAWVFFRSNSFSEAISFISNIPSMTYSHAIKPYNLIIELTMIGLLIILDYAKNNNTLRTIYNQSLLSKWSFYLLLVSLIILFGNTRSEEFIYFQF
- a CDS encoding class I SAM-dependent methyltransferase; translation: MSEELNPDNKLSPQELAKHLRHPEGETGKAVGIQMNKGNKHICLNSYKILNAQDGERILEIGMGNGYFISDLFQMADNIKYIGLDFSPTMIEEAKNINQKLIDSGKVDFIESSIATLPFDDDSIDAIITTNTLYFWPKPSENIKELLRILKPGGRILIGYRSKSFMDKIELANYGFTKYEQKDVESLLSSSGCSYSETTTLDEPELKFDGEPMKMTGFYTVGIK